From one Physeter macrocephalus isolate SW-GA chromosome 18, ASM283717v5, whole genome shotgun sequence genomic stretch:
- the LMNTD2 gene encoding lamin tail domain-containing protein 2 — WRCPPLGGSSSSRGADSEASGCLLTARYLVLKVTGDPPQAPGHTAEQTEAQAQNLCGDSRATSEGRPSLDLRKTHSDRHGKNGQEPESSADPHPRHSGRCPSPTGSCLKITAVSRRRRFVRILNQSLEETADLGGFVLQQLVRDFPVCMYRFPPSTLLEPRHHITVWGEAPGSTKRQPPSSLGQEPVHLHSSRGCVTLLLNPQGEVLSEHQAAHCVTPVCRIFADNTDLSIDRFPLSEARPGADLAEQQPLPRPPRKGRVQEARAGRRRPGTRVQLPRLSTRKLQRQREEPARPEGAAETLPELLPASRIPIPEAGLRVEDCQARKEHKLRVRRKSVDRGCPMVALSVQSTAESRFGFRFLSCPPITADSRWQV, encoded by the exons TGGCGCTGCCCGCCCCTGGGGGGCAGCAGCAGCTCCAGGGGCGCCGACTCCGAGGCCAGCGGCTGCCTGCTGACTGCACGTTATCTCGTGCTGAAAGTGACAGGGGACCCTCCCCAGGCGCCAGGCCACACTGCTGAGCAGACAGAGGCACAGGCACAGAACCTCTGCGGGGACAGTCGAGCGACGTCAGAAG GCCGCCCCTCCCTGGATCTCCGGAAAACCCACTCAGACAGGCACGGCAAGAATGGCCAGGAGCCTGAGTCCAGTGCGGACCCCCACCCGCGGCATTCCGGGCGCTGTCCAAG CCCCACAGGCTCCTGCCTGAAGATCACCGCGGTGAGCCGCCGCCGGAGGTTCGTGCGCATCCTTAACCAGTCGCTGGAGGAGACGGCCGACCTGGGTGGCTTCGTGCTGCAGCAGCTGGTGCGCGACTTCCCTGTGTGCATGTACCGCTTCCCGCCCAGCACGCTGCTGGAGCCAAGGCACCACATCACG GTGTGGGGCGAGGCGCCCGGCAGCACCAAGCGGCAGCCACCCTCCTCCTTGGGCCAGGAGCCCGTCCACTTGCACTCCAGCCGGGGCTGCGTGACCCTCCTCCTGAACCCCCAAGGCGAG GTCCTCAGCGAGCACCAGGCCGCGCACTGCGTGACCCCCGTGTGCAGGATCTTTGCCGACAACACCGACTTGTCCATCGACCGTTTCCCGCTCTCAGAGGCCCGGCCCGGTGCCGACCTCGCGGAACAGCAGCCCCTGCCTCGACCCCCGCGCAAGGGTCGGGTGCAGGAGGCCCGGGCCGGGCGCCGGAGGCCGGG GACGCGGGTCCAGTTGCCCCGCCTGAGCACCAGAAAGCTCCAACGCCAGCGAGAGGAGCCAGCGCGGCCCGAGGGCGCCGCCGAGACCCTCCCAGAGCTCCTGCCCGCCAGCCGCATCCCCATCCCTG AGGCCGGGCTGCGCGTCGAGGACTGCCAGGCTAGGAAGGAACACAAGCTCCGG GTGCGCCGGAAGAGCGTGGACCGCGGCTGTCCGATGGTGGCGCTGTCGGTGCAGAGCACGGCCGAGAGCAGGTTCGGCTTCCGCTTCCTCAGCTGCCCGCCCATCACCGCGGACTCGCGCTGGCAGGTGTAG